GCACACCGCCGCCGGCAGCTGCCTGCGGCGGCTGTCTCGACTCGGCGACCGCCTGGCGCGAGCCCGAATGGCCCGGGACAAGCTGCATGAACGCGTGCTGCCCTCGGCCGGCGAGATCCGGATCAAGGTCGAGGCCGCCGAGCGGATGGTGGCCAGGGCCGTCCAGCGCCTCGCCGACGTCACCGCCGCCCAGCAGCAGCGGCTGGCCGACTACGCCCGCCGGAGCCTGCAGGACCAGGCCGCGGGACGGCGGCGCGCCACCGGGCGCCCACCAGTTGCGATCGAGGCCAAGACCAAGGTCGTCCGGCAGCAGGCCCGGCTGGCCAGGGCGCAGGCCGGGCTGCACCATGCGCTCAACCCTCGGCCAATCCCGTCTGCGGCTGCCAGGGCATCACTCACCGATCCGGCGTCGCGGCTCATGCTCGGCAAGCACGGCGGCTACGTGCAGGGCTACAACGTGCAGATCGCCTGCTCCCGCAACCAGATCCTCCTCGCGATCGAGCTGCACGACAATCCGTCCGACACCACTGCCCTGGTTCCGGTCATCAGACGCGCTCAGCACAACTGCGCGACCGCAGGCCTCACCGCCGATGTCGAGGCGTGGCTGGCCGACAGCGGATACGCCAGCACCGCGAACTTCACCGCCCTGGCAGACCTTCCGCTGCTCGTGTCGCTCACCAAGGAGTACGACCAGACCAGGGCCACCACGCCACGCAGCCAGGACGTCCCCGCCGGCCACCGCGACATGGCAGCCCGACTGGCATCCACCGAAGGCAAGCAGCTCTACGCCCGCCGCGGCGCCCTCGTCGAACCCGGCTTCGCCCAACTCTTCCAACGGTTCGGACGCCGCCTGCACCACCGCGGCACCAGCGACGTCGACGCCGAGATCAAACTGCTCGGCATCGTGCACAACCTGAACAAGATCTTTCGTCACGACGCCAGACCGAAGGCCGCTTGACAACTCAAGATCGAAAGCTGTGCGACAGGCTCGTATGGGGTACCGATGCGGTGCGAAACTGTAGCGTCTGCGACGGGCCGGTCCAGAACGAGCTTCGTCAGGTCTGGATTTCCGGCCTGGTCGGCACCGACGTGCTGCCGTTTCTGGTGAACGCGTGTTCTGCGGCATGTGTGGCGGCGCTACCCGAGCCGTACCCGGGGTATGTCCAGACCCCGCACACCGGTGGCCCAGACATCGTGCAACCGGCCCCCCGGAGGGCCACGTCCGCGCTGGTGCTGTAAGAGACGGCGACCGCAGGCGCGAGGCTGGCTGGTGACGTCACATCACAACAGGATGTAGCAGTACTCGACGCACCTGGGACCTCCTTCGTCTATCCACTTGCAGCACCGGCGGCCACCGGCAGCTCGCGGAGCGTCCAAATCGTAGAACTCCGTGATCATCCGGCCGTCTTCGATTCGTGTCACTCCGTACTGCCGACCGTAGTCGACTTGCAGATTTTCTTTCTCGGTGAGGGCGCTGATGGCGTACTTGCCCCTCGCTTCGGGATGCTTCGCGAATAGCGCGGTCAGGTCGTCGAAGAACTCCTTGTCCACCGTCGGCCCGTACGTCCTCTCTTCCTGTACCTGTTGCTTTTTCTGCACCTTTTTCCCCTTCCGCTGTCTGGGCGCGCAGTTCGCCTACCGTCAGCTTACGAGGGATGTGGCTGGCGCGTACGCAAAGCCAGAATCCGGTCGTGCTTCGACATCGCAGAGTGGAGCGTGTGGCGTTCTTTACGGGCAGGCCGCATGCGTTGGGGATATTTGCAGGGCGGAATTGATTGTGGGTGGCCCGGGTTGGTGGGTTTTGCCCGCCGGTGGGGCATGTGAAGGAGAAAGCGGTTATCCTCGCGCGGTTCTGTCATGGCGGTCGGTTTTCGGTGGCGTCCCGTCTTCCCGAGTAGTTGCAAGGGGAGTCCGGCGGGATGTGCGTACGTTGAGGCGTGTGCGGCGAGATGCAGCGAAACTGCTGCTCAAGGCGCGGTGCGAGGATGGCGTCGGAATCAGGGACTGCCGGTTCCATCTTCTGGTCGGCGGGAGCTCACGTTGACATGGATCAAACTATGTGATAGATGTGTCTCTGTTAAAAATTGAAATCTATCTTGCGGAGCCCGAATGAAGCTGGCAAGCCTGATGTTGGCGATTTCGCTGGTAGGAGCGACTGTGGGAGCGCCTGCGGCGGGGGCCGCAGTTTCGCCCAGCGAATCGCAGGTGGGAGTGAGTGCGATTTGCGAGTTCATCGTTGTGACTGACGGTGCGCCGGTCCGCAAGTCGCCATACACGACTGCGACCATCTTGAAGCGCAAAAATCTCGGCGACCGGGTTACCGGGAACTGTGACTGGACTCGTGACTCAGATGGCAACTACTGGGATTCGGTTTATTGTTCGTGTGCGGCGAGCGGCATCGCCTGGATGAGGTCCAAGAACCTGAGGCCTGACCTCTGACGAGTGGGTGTGCGCGGGGCTGCCGAATCGCGGTAGCTCCAAGCGCCTTTCAGTTCAGTGGGGCGTGCGCGTGAACTCGCGACGCGGCAAACCGTGGCGCGCTCGTTCGCGCCTGGCCGTACGCGAATCGTGCTACTGAACGAAGTCCAGCGCGCCTGGCAGGATTCGAACCTGCGGCCTTGGGATTAGAAGTCCCCTGCTCTATCCGCTGAGCTACAGGCGCATGGCGTGGTCTGGTCCGACAGGTCGGGCCGTACCGGTGGTGCGCCAAGAGGGTACCGCTGACCGGTGGGGTCGCGCTGGTACGGGGGCTGAGCGGGCCGCGCTCTCCTGCCGGCTCGGTCAGCGCCGGTCGCCGACCAGCGCCGTGTCGACCCACCGTTCGATCTCGGCGAAGACCTTTCCGCGTACGGCGGGGCCGGAGAGAGTCAGGTCGTGCATGCCACCGTCGATGCGGGCCACGGTCACCTGGGGTCCGAGTCGGGGTGCCCAGCGGACGATGTGCGCCACGTCCAGGACGGCGTCGGCGAGCATCGCCGAGTCGTGCCAGCGTCGCTGCCGGAAGGTGCGGGTCGAGCAGGCGACCAGCACGGGCACCGGGATGTCCAGCCCGGCACGGAGTTGCCGCTGGGCCCGGCGGATCGCGGCCAACCAGCCGATCCGGACCGGGAACCCGGCGAGCGGCTTCCAGGCCAGGTCGTAGCGCCACTCGCCCCGGTGGTCGGCGTGTATGCACTCGCCGTACACGGTGCCCAGGCCGAAGGGGAGGACGCGGTGCGGCGCGCCGCGGCCGAGCCGGGTCACGGCGGCGGCGAGCGGGCGGCGGATCAGCCAGGGTGCGTTGATGTCGAAGAAGGGGCTGTTGAGCAGCAGCCCGTCGATGATGCCGGCGTCGCGTCGGGCGTGGGCCCAGATGGCGGCGAGCAGACCGCCGGTGGAGTGACCCATCACCAGCATGGTGTCGTGGTCGTCCCGGTCGCGGACGAACGCGGCGGCGGCGTCCAGTTCCGGGAAGTAGTCGGCGAGGTCGCGGCAGAAGTTCGGCGTCTGGTGCGACAGCAGGCTGCGGCCGTACTTGCGCAGGTCGAGGGCGTAGAAGTCCCAGCCCCGCTCGGTCCAGAAGTCGGCCAGGTGGGTCTGGAAGAAGTAGTCGACGAAGCCGTGCACGTAGAGCACCGCCTGCCGGCTCGGCCCTTCGGCCCGGCGGCGGACCAGCGTCGCCACGACCGGGCCCTCGTCGTCCGGGTCCAGTTCGATCGTGTACCGCTCGAAGGGCGATCCCAGCACGTCCAGTTCCACGTCGGCCACGCTACGCGCCCTCGTTACCCGACGGTAGCCCTCGGTTTCCGGCCGCCTCTCCAGCCTGCTCCGGACGCCTCCGCCGCGATGAACCGTCCCGCTCCGGACGCCCCTGCTCGGGACGAACCGTCGCCTCTGCCCGTGATGAATCCCCGGGACGAACCGTCGCCGCCACCCGGGCGGGCGGCGGCGACGGGCGGTGTCGTCAGGCGGTCGCGGGGTCGGCGGGAACCTCCTGCCCGGGGTCGGCGGTCGACGTGTTCCCGAGGTGGCCCTCGTCCCGCAGGTGCTTGTTGTGCCGGGGCTCCTGCCGGGTCTTGGCGTCGTTGAGTCGCCGCCGCAGGTCGTCGCGGACGTCGCTGAGCGCCGCGTGCAGGTCCTCCTCCGAGGAGGTGGTGACGATCTTCTGCCGACCCGCGACCCAGCACTCCAGGGTGACTTTCTGCCCCCGGGCCTCCCGGTTCTTCACCGACACCTCCAGCTCGGTGGCGTCGGCGTGGAACGTGGCCAGCCGGGCGTCCAGCGGCGCGAACCGCTCGGCGATCCAGTTCCGGTCACCCTGGGAGAATCCGGCACCCACGCGCAGGCACCCGGCGACGGTCGCGGGGTTCGCCACGGCGCTCATCGCGTCACCTCACGCCGGGCGGCGACGGTGGTACCGGACGACGAGGCTGTTCTGCACATGGTCGCTGACCTTTCCGTTGGACGACGCGGTGTGGTTCCGGGTCCGCGTCGCGTCGGCTTCTTCTGCGGTACGCCTGGAAGCTCCGCGCTTGATCGCGTCCATACCCACCCGTCCTCGCTGCGGAAACCGCTCCGGTGACCTGGTGATCCGGTCGTCGCCCGTCGTGCCGTACGCCGCACCGGGCGATGGCCTTACCACATCGGGGCTTGATCAGGGCGTTTTCCACAGGCGGTCGAGTTGTCCACAGGTTGGCGGGCGTGGGTGGACCGGCAACCAGTGGTCGGACAGGCTCGGCAACCGAGTCGACTCGTTGCCGTTATCTTCCGACTTCCCCTGGAGGAACATTGTTCGACACCTATGTAACGATTGTCGGTAACGTCCTCACCGCGCCGGAATGGCGGCGCACCACCCAGAGCGGGACGCTGGTCGCCAACTTCAAGGTCGCCTCGACCGCCCGCCGGCTCGACCGGGAGAGCGGGCGCTGGGTCGACGGCAACAGCCTCCGGGTGCGCGTCAACTGCTGGCGCAAGCTCGCCGAGGGGGTCGCCGCCTCGGTCATGGTGGGCGACCCGGTGGTGGTCGCCGGCCGGCTCTACACCCGGGACTGGATCGACGACGCCGGCAACCACCGCACGCTCTACGAACTGGAGGCGGTCACCGTCGGCCACGACCTCGCCCGGGGGCGGGGCCGGTTCCTGCGCAACCGGCCCAGCATGGCGACCAGCGCGGTGGAGGACGCCGAGGCGGAGCGGCGGGTCCACGGCGAGTTGACCGAGCCGGTGCCCGACGACCGGGTGCCCGTCTCCCTCGACGACCGTCCGGTGGACGACGACTTCGACCTGCTGGTGCCGGGCGGCCCGCGTCGCCCCTCCGGCTTCACGGTCGACCCGGGCGACCTCGACCCCTTCGACGCCCCGGCTGGTGGGTTCGAGCCGGTCGGAGCCGGTGTCGACGGGCCGGCGCGTGGCTCGACGATCCGGACGACCACTCACCCGAGCGCTCTTCTCGACGGGGACGAGGACGACGACGAACTGGCCGCGCTGCCCGAGGAGGCCGAACTGCCCGAGCGGCCGGTCGCGGTGGGCGTACCGGCCGGGACGGAGCCGGGCGGGACGGGGCCGGGCGCGCTGGGTGGGCCGCTCGGGGTGGAGTCGGACAGCCCGGTCGGGGAACTCGACCCGTTGCCCGAGGACGCCGGGTTCCCCGGCGGGACGGAGGAAGCCGGAGAGGCGGCGACGCCGGTGCGCCGGGCGCGGCGGGGTGGCCGTGGCGGTGCCGGCGGGGTCCGGGGCGACGGCAGTCGGAGCCGGCAACCCGTACCGGCCTGAGCATTCGTCCAGGGTTCCGGCGGGCGGCCGGCTCGGCCGGCAACCCGAACCGGTCTGAGCGCTCGCCGAAGGCTCCGGCGGGCGACCGGCTCCGACCGGCAACCTCTGCCGGCCTGAGCACTCGCCGAGGGCGACGGCGGGCGGCCGGCGCGACCGGGTCGGGGTGGGGCGACGACGTCAACCAGCCGTCGCCCCACCCGGCCGGTGGGCACGCTCCGCCACCGGGTTCTCGCAGCCTTGTTATCAGCCC
The nucleotide sequence above comes from Micromonospora pallida. Encoded proteins:
- a CDS encoding HPF/RaiA family ribosome-associated protein encodes the protein MSAVANPATVAGCLRVGAGFSQGDRNWIAERFAPLDARLATFHADATELEVSVKNREARGQKVTLECWVAGRQKIVTTSSEEDLHAALSDVRDDLRRRLNDAKTRQEPRHNKHLRDEGHLGNTSTADPGQEVPADPATA
- a CDS encoding alpha/beta hydrolase; this encodes MELDVLGSPFERYTIELDPDDEGPVVATLVRRRAEGPSRQAVLYVHGFVDYFFQTHLADFWTERGWDFYALDLRKYGRSLLSHQTPNFCRDLADYFPELDAAAAFVRDRDDHDTMLVMGHSTGGLLAAIWAHARRDAGIIDGLLLNSPFFDINAPWLIRRPLAAAVTRLGRGAPHRVLPFGLGTVYGECIHADHRGEWRYDLAWKPLAGFPVRIGWLAAIRRAQRQLRAGLDIPVPVLVACSTRTFRQRRWHDSAMLADAVLDVAHIVRWAPRLGPQVTVARIDGGMHDLTLSGPAVRGKVFAEIERWVDTALVGDRR
- a CDS encoding transposase, with translation MAYNFISCSDGSFLPRQDLRGWLPPQHLCWQVLKVVGELDLSEFLRSYRADGQGAAAYPPQVLLALVLYCYCKGVRSSRRIEAACLDDVGCRIITGNQHIDHATVARFLRRHRDGMKALFVQVLALCAQRGLVDLAAVAVDGSPMQAAAARSTNRSLHALETMIADGEAEVDQLMGDMDAPAAAEDSTWHTAAGSCLRRLSRLGDRLARARMARDKLHERVLPSAGEIRIKVEAAERMVARAVQRLADVTAAQQQRLADYARRSLQDQAAGRRRATGRPPVAIEAKTKVVRQQARLARAQAGLHHALNPRPIPSAAARASLTDPASRLMLGKHGGYVQGYNVQIACSRNQILLAIELHDNPSDTTALVPVIRRAQHNCATAGLTADVEAWLADSGYASTANFTALADLPLLVSLTKEYDQTRATTPRSQDVPAGHRDMAARLASTEGKQLYARRGALVEPGFAQLFQRFGRRLHHRGTSDVDAEIKLLGIVHNLNKIFRHDARPKAA